In Pseudomonas fluorescens, the following are encoded in one genomic region:
- a CDS encoding coniferyl aldehyde dehydrogenase: MNAIESSTSCDIRTILEKQRAAFHAREPYTLEERCELLDRAIGLLVNHEQEIIEALTADFGHRSPGFSKGSEVLSPLATLKQTKAELAQWMRPEQRQARAGEAWVQYQPLGVVGIVTAWNVPGYMVFSGLAGALAAGNRVMIKPSEFNPHTSALIARLIRSVYAEEEVAVVLGGAEVGQAFCGQPFDHLLFTGATSIGKHVLRAAAENLVPVTLELGGKSPTIISRSTDFNDAVAKIVIGKLLNAGQLCVAPDYVFVPQESVDAFIGVAKAVVAKFFPTLRDNPDYTSIINARHFERLQGYLSEAHAAGVELIELNAGAEDFSQSTLNKIVPTLLRNPGDDLQVMQDEIFGPLLPIKPYESISDVIARINARPRPLALYYFGNDAAEEAQVLSRTCSGGVTLNGVMSHASTEGLPFGGVGQSGMGAYHGIDGFRTFSHAKAVLRTAASPA; the protein is encoded by the coding sequence ATGAACGCCATCGAGAGTTCGACGAGCTGTGACATCCGCACGATCCTGGAAAAACAACGCGCGGCCTTCCACGCCCGCGAACCCTATACCCTTGAAGAACGCTGTGAATTGCTCGACCGGGCGATCGGTTTGCTGGTCAATCATGAGCAGGAAATCATCGAGGCCCTGACCGCCGATTTCGGCCATCGCAGCCCCGGTTTCTCCAAAGGCAGTGAAGTGCTGTCGCCACTGGCCACGCTCAAGCAGACCAAAGCCGAACTGGCGCAATGGATGCGCCCGGAACAACGTCAGGCCCGGGCCGGTGAAGCCTGGGTGCAATACCAGCCCCTGGGAGTCGTGGGCATCGTCACGGCCTGGAATGTGCCCGGCTACATGGTGTTCAGCGGGCTTGCCGGCGCTTTGGCGGCGGGCAACCGGGTGATGATCAAACCGTCGGAATTCAATCCGCACACCTCGGCATTGATCGCCCGTCTGATTCGTTCGGTGTACGCCGAAGAAGAGGTAGCGGTCGTTCTGGGCGGCGCAGAGGTCGGCCAGGCGTTCTGCGGCCAGCCGTTCGACCATCTGCTGTTCACGGGCGCCACCAGCATCGGCAAACACGTATTGCGCGCGGCGGCAGAGAACCTGGTGCCGGTGACCCTGGAATTGGGCGGCAAGTCGCCGACGATCATCTCGCGCTCGACGGACTTCAACGACGCGGTGGCCAAGATCGTGATCGGCAAGCTGCTCAATGCCGGCCAGTTGTGCGTGGCACCGGACTACGTGTTTGTCCCGCAAGAGTCGGTGGACGCCTTCATCGGCGTGGCCAAGGCCGTGGTGGCGAAGTTCTTCCCGACGCTCAGGGACAACCCCGACTACACCTCGATCATCAACGCCCGGCATTTCGAGCGCTTGCAGGGTTACCTGAGCGAGGCCCACGCCGCCGGTGTCGAGTTGATAGAGCTGAACGCCGGCGCTGAAGATTTCAGTCAATCGACACTGAACAAGATCGTGCCGACGCTGCTGCGCAACCCCGGTGACGATTTGCAGGTGATGCAGGATGAAATCTTCGGCCCGCTGCTGCCGATCAAGCCTTACGAATCGATCAGCGACGTGATTGCCCGGATCAACGCACGGCCGCGTCCGCTGGCCTTGTACTACTTCGGCAACGATGCCGCCGAAGAGGCCCAGGTACTCAGCCGCACCTGTTCCGGTGGCGTGACCCTCAACGGCGTGATGAGCCACGCCAGCACCGAAGGCTTGCCGTTCGGCGGTGTCGGCCAGAGCGGCATGGGTGCCTACCACGGCATCGACGGTTTCCGCACCTTCAGTCATGCCAAGGCCGTATTGCGTACAGCGGCCAGCCCGGCCTGA
- a CDS encoding LuxR C-terminal-related transcriptional regulator, producing MFVPRPHLIDALEGKQCRLQLLCAPAGYGKTSLLQQYLQGVAPPGQVVWMSLGAQWQTLEHFISGLAGELGLAVDTAADAVLAFLDSRAVVPELLLSRAGSLLQGNAVNCRSEPARDEALEVAPIHLVFDDLPVDMPADLNHWFDQLLSLKTPRLQVLVTCRQRPDWNLPRLMLTGQLQELGTGQLALRPDEFESLIDALAPHTDAPAREKLWHETGGWCAGIRLSLSLEQAQSSPLLAQYLERELLSRLSQEQREVLCGLAHLSRFSAHFCEQLWEGQQGGRVFNSLLHGQAFVFPVEQQSGWFRLLPAVALALQHQLTGLALNRLRLRACQLLSVLGHVDEAVEQALCADQPEVAANYMERLWLSWILGERHLSKLMDWRERIEPQLLHSSPRLIYLCAKALLFSGRLDEAAECLARLGHFLPLPDTRRNQRLLANWQALYGTLQALRGHADSARLHCRAALDDLTAEDWLSVLLCHCILARIAMEAGDLVEAQSLLDHSLELARRQGSHESEVLVNVDRTRLLMLQGQWGQAQSLVRSELNRLTVKGAQPYPLLGRLLFAQGELLLQQGHTHEAEVVVQAGLLQVRDCCAPFVLNGYLLLSEIASRSRDPEKARWHLYEAERRMHWGKIHAACYQGPIARQKARIAAREQPANDDKVLPVRLTGVADYQDDLTPREVSVLKLLAEGMSVREVGSRLFISENTVKTHAKNINVKLGACRRTQAINSAKAMGILA from the coding sequence ATGTTTGTGCCACGGCCGCATCTGATCGATGCACTTGAGGGCAAGCAGTGCCGCTTGCAACTGCTTTGCGCGCCTGCCGGGTACGGCAAGACGTCATTGTTGCAGCAGTATTTGCAAGGCGTTGCGCCGCCGGGGCAAGTGGTGTGGATGTCTTTGGGTGCACAGTGGCAGACGCTGGAGCACTTCATTTCAGGATTGGCGGGTGAATTGGGGTTGGCGGTTGATACTGCGGCGGATGCAGTATTGGCGTTTCTCGATTCAAGAGCTGTGGTGCCTGAGCTATTGCTATCGCGAGCAGGCTCGCTCCTACAGGGGAACGCGGTCAACTGTAGGAGCGAGCCTGCTCGCGATGAGGCCCTTGAGGTAGCCCCAATCCACCTGGTATTCGACGATCTTCCCGTCGATATGCCCGCAGACCTGAACCACTGGTTCGATCAACTCCTGTCCCTCAAAACACCACGACTGCAAGTGCTGGTCACCTGCCGCCAGCGCCCGGACTGGAATCTGCCGCGCTTGATGCTGACCGGGCAGTTGCAGGAGCTGGGCACCGGGCAACTGGCCCTGCGCCCCGATGAGTTCGAATCGCTGATCGATGCCCTGGCGCCGCACACCGATGCACCGGCCAGAGAAAAACTCTGGCATGAGACAGGCGGGTGGTGCGCCGGTATTCGCCTGTCGCTTTCTTTGGAACAGGCACAGTCCTCACCCTTGCTCGCCCAATACCTTGAGCGCGAACTGTTGTCGCGACTGAGCCAGGAACAGCGCGAGGTCCTGTGTGGGCTCGCGCATTTGTCCCGATTCAGCGCGCACTTCTGCGAACAGTTATGGGAAGGCCAGCAGGGCGGTCGGGTGTTCAACAGCCTGCTGCACGGCCAGGCTTTTGTGTTCCCGGTGGAGCAACAATCTGGCTGGTTTCGGCTGCTTCCGGCCGTGGCCCTGGCGTTGCAGCACCAATTGACTGGCCTGGCACTGAACCGCTTGCGCCTGAGGGCCTGTCAGTTGCTCAGCGTGCTGGGGCATGTCGATGAGGCGGTGGAGCAGGCGTTGTGCGCTGATCAGCCCGAGGTGGCCGCCAATTACATGGAGCGCTTGTGGCTGAGCTGGATCCTCGGCGAACGGCATCTGAGCAAGCTGATGGACTGGCGTGAGCGTATCGAGCCGCAGTTGCTGCACAGCAGCCCGCGCCTGATTTACCTGTGCGCCAAGGCGCTGTTGTTCAGTGGGCGGCTGGACGAAGCCGCCGAGTGCCTGGCGCGGCTCGGGCATTTTCTGCCGCTGCCCGATACCCGACGCAATCAGCGCCTGCTGGCGAACTGGCAGGCGCTGTACGGCACCTTGCAGGCATTGCGCGGCCATGCCGATTCGGCGCGCCTGCATTGTCGGGCGGCCCTTGACGACCTGACGGCTGAAGATTGGCTGTCGGTGTTGCTGTGCCATTGCATCCTGGCGCGAATCGCGATGGAGGCCGGCGATCTGGTCGAGGCCCAGTCGCTGCTGGATCACTCACTGGAACTGGCCCGACGCCAGGGCAGTCATGAGTCGGAAGTGCTGGTCAACGTCGACCGGACGCGCCTGCTGATGCTCCAGGGGCAATGGGGGCAGGCGCAATCGCTGGTGCGTAGCGAGCTCAACCGACTGACCGTGAAGGGCGCGCAACCTTACCCGTTGCTCGGGCGGCTGCTGTTCGCGCAAGGCGAGTTGCTGTTGCAGCAGGGCCATACCCACGAAGCCGAGGTGGTGGTGCAAGCGGGGCTGTTGCAGGTCCGCGACTGCTGCGCCCCCTTTGTACTCAACGGCTATCTGCTGTTGTCGGAAATCGCTTCGCGCAGCCGTGACCCGGAAAAGGCCCGCTGGCACTTGTACGAAGCCGAGCGGCGCATGCATTGGGGCAAGATCCACGCGGCGTGTTACCAAGGGCCGATCGCACGGCAGAAAGCCCGGATCGCCGCCCGCGAGCAACCGGCCAACGACGACAAGGTTTTGCCGGTTCGCCTGACCGGCGTGGCGGATTACCAGGATGACCTGACACCCCGCGAGGTGTCGGTGCTCAAGTTGCTGGCCGAAGGCATGTCGGTACGCGAAGTGGGCAGCCGCTTGTTCATCTCGGAAAACACCGTGAAAACCCACGCCAAGAACATCAACGTCAAGCTCGGCGCCTGCCGTCGCACCCAGGCCATCAACAGTGCCAAGGCCATGGGCATCCTCGCTTGA
- a CDS encoding DUF1329 domain-containing protein, which yields MNARLILRAGALSLSLLASGVMAAVSPQEAAQLGTTLTPLGAQKEGNANGSIPAWTGGLKPGAAALDNGFLGDPFAGEKPQFVITAANVDQYKDKLTPGQLAMFKRYPDSYKIPVFKTQRTAASPQNIYDIARKSAVTTELTPDGNGLVNFTQTRYYPFPIPKNGVEVYWNHTNRYRGGNMERIAAQAAPQTNGSYNIVEYEDKLAFPQLMEGVDAGQADNVLYYYKQEITAPSRMAGSVILIHETIDQVKEPRLAWVYNAGQRRVRRAPQVAYDGPGNGSDGMRTADNTDMMNGAPDRYDWKLVGKQELYIPYNNYKLQSPKVKYDDIIKPGHINQDLTRYELHRVWHVQATLKPGQRHVYAKRDMYFDEDTWQLAEVDHYDGRGQLWRVAEGYAINDYERGAPNFAMLGIYDLIAGRYNVLAMTNQSRHATTYGLTAKMTDFTPAALRNDGIR from the coding sequence ATGAACGCACGTTTAATTCTGCGCGCTGGCGCACTGAGTCTGTCGTTGCTGGCCAGCGGTGTGATGGCCGCGGTTTCGCCACAGGAGGCGGCGCAACTGGGGACTACGCTGACGCCGTTGGGGGCACAGAAAGAGGGCAATGCCAACGGCAGCATTCCGGCCTGGACCGGGGGCCTCAAACCCGGCGCGGCGGCACTCGACAATGGTTTTCTCGGCGATCCGTTTGCCGGCGAAAAACCGCAGTTCGTGATCACGGCAGCCAATGTCGACCAGTACAAGGACAAGCTGACCCCGGGCCAGCTGGCGATGTTCAAGCGCTATCCGGACAGCTACAAGATCCCGGTGTTCAAGACCCAGCGCACCGCAGCCTCGCCACAAAACATCTATGACATCGCCAGGAAAAGCGCGGTAACCACCGAACTGACCCCCGATGGCAACGGCCTGGTGAACTTCACTCAGACCCGCTATTACCCGTTCCCGATTCCAAAGAACGGTGTGGAGGTGTACTGGAACCACACCAACCGTTATCGCGGCGGCAACATGGAACGTATTGCGGCCCAGGCTGCCCCGCAAACCAATGGTTCTTACAACATTGTCGAGTACGAAGACAAACTGGCTTTCCCGCAATTGATGGAAGGCGTCGATGCCGGGCAGGCCGATAACGTCCTGTACTACTACAAACAGGAAATCACCGCGCCGTCGCGCATGGCCGGTAGTGTGATCCTGATCCACGAGACCATCGACCAGGTCAAGGAACCGCGCCTGGCGTGGGTCTACAACGCCGGCCAGCGCCGCGTACGGCGTGCACCGCAAGTGGCTTACGATGGCCCGGGCAACGGCTCCGACGGCATGCGCACCGCCGACAACACCGACATGATGAACGGCGCGCCGGATCGTTATGACTGGAAACTGGTGGGCAAACAGGAGCTGTACATCCCGTACAACAACTACAAGTTGCAGTCGCCGAAGGTCAAGTATGACGACATCATCAAGCCGGGGCATATCAACCAGGACCTGACGCGCTACGAGTTGCACCGCGTCTGGCACGTGCAGGCCACGCTCAAGCCGGGTCAGCGTCACGTGTATGCCAAGCGTGACATGTACTTCGATGAGGACACCTGGCAACTGGCCGAGGTCGATCACTACGACGGTCGTGGCCAGCTGTGGCGGGTGGCGGAAGGTTATGCGATCAACGATTACGAGCGTGGCGCGCCGAACTTCGCGATGCTCGGTATCTACGATCTGATCGCAGGCCGCTACAACGTGCTGGCCATGACCAACCAGTCCAGGCATGCCACCACCTATGGCTTGACCGCGAAGATGACCGATTTCACCCCGGCTGCGCTGCGCAACGACGGCATTCGCTGA
- a CDS encoding DUF1302 domain-containing protein, producing MTTKTMRGVFQPSLLAVAVMVATCASNEAHAVAFNIGEIQGNFDSSLSIGASWSAADPDKQFISNFNSQGVTGGKSASRTTDDNRLNFKKGETFSKIFKGVHDLELKYGDSGAFVRGKYWYDFELMDESRPFYDIDDSGRDRAAKSSGAMFLDSFVYHNYTIGDQVGNVRLGKQVVSWGESTFIGNSINSINPIDVAALRRPGAEVKEGLIPVNLLYVSQGLADNITAEGFYQLQWDKSVVDNCGTFFGNDGVPQGCDDRLVIAGLDLPPGVAKNTGGLAAIAAGTDDAFIPRLKDNDARDGGQYGLALRWYVPEANDTEFGAYAMNYHSRNPLLSINQMSNPAGGLASARSARYFIDYPEDIRLYGLSFQTNVAGVSLGGELSYRPNMPLQLNTADLLSAATFGATSPLITTGFAGRTLGAEVNGYKRMPVTQAQVTATQFFDQVFGASRLTLVGEVGYNKINGLGKADGTDLRFGRSPAFGSGELPGAAGAATCRGTAAGLPNASNPAQECNNDGFYTSSSWGYRLRGKLDYQNVIAGINLSPNIAWSHDVQGYGPNFDEGSKAVSLGVDADYQNTYTASLSYTNYFGGDFNTNVDRDYAALSFGVNF from the coding sequence ATGACAACAAAAACAATGCGCGGAGTCTTCCAGCCGAGTCTGCTGGCCGTCGCTGTGATGGTTGCCACTTGCGCGAGCAATGAGGCTCACGCTGTCGCTTTCAATATCGGGGAAATTCAGGGCAATTTCGATTCGTCGCTGTCGATTGGCGCGAGCTGGTCGGCAGCTGATCCAGACAAGCAATTCATCTCCAACTTCAACTCCCAGGGTGTCACCGGCGGCAAGTCCGCGTCCCGGACCACCGACGACAACCGCCTGAACTTCAAGAAGGGTGAAACCTTCTCGAAGATCTTCAAGGGCGTGCATGACCTGGAGCTCAAGTACGGCGACAGCGGCGCCTTCGTGCGCGGTAAATACTGGTACGACTTCGAGCTGATGGACGAGAGCCGTCCGTTCTATGACATCGACGACTCGGGACGTGACCGTGCGGCCAAGTCGTCCGGCGCGATGTTCCTCGACAGCTTCGTCTACCACAACTACACGATTGGCGATCAGGTCGGCAACGTGCGCCTGGGCAAGCAAGTGGTGAGCTGGGGCGAGAGTACCTTCATCGGCAACTCGATCAACAGCATCAACCCGATCGACGTCGCCGCCTTGCGTCGCCCGGGTGCGGAAGTGAAGGAGGGCCTGATCCCGGTCAATCTGCTCTACGTGTCCCAGGGCCTGGCCGACAACATCACCGCTGAAGGTTTCTACCAGCTGCAATGGGACAAGTCGGTGGTCGATAACTGCGGCACGTTCTTCGGCAACGACGGTGTGCCGCAAGGCTGTGACGATCGCCTGGTGATCGCCGGTCTCGACCTGCCACCGGGTGTTGCGAAGAACACCGGCGGTCTGGCTGCCATTGCTGCCGGCACCGACGACGCGTTCATCCCGCGCCTGAAGGACAACGATGCGCGCGACGGTGGCCAGTATGGCCTGGCGCTGCGCTGGTATGTGCCGGAAGCCAACGACACCGAGTTCGGCGCCTACGCGATGAACTACCACAGCCGCAACCCGCTCCTGAGCATCAATCAGATGAGCAACCCGGCCGGTGGCTTGGCCTCGGCGCGCAGTGCGCGTTACTTCATCGATTACCCGGAAGACATTCGTCTGTACGGCTTGAGCTTCCAGACCAACGTCGCCGGCGTATCGCTCGGTGGCGAACTCAGCTACCGGCCGAACATGCCGCTGCAACTGAACACCGCTGACCTGTTGTCCGCCGCGACTTTCGGCGCGACGTCACCGCTGATCACCACCGGTTTCGCCGGACGTACCCTGGGTGCCGAGGTCAACGGCTACAAGCGCATGCCGGTGACCCAGGCCCAGGTGACCGCCACGCAGTTCTTCGATCAGGTCTTCGGCGCCAGTCGCCTGACCCTGGTGGGCGAGGTGGGTTACAACAAGATCAACGGCCTGGGCAAGGCGGACGGTACGGACCTGCGCTTCGGTCGCAGCCCGGCCTTCGGTTCCGGCGAACTGCCGGGCGCAGCGGGGGCGGCCACTTGCCGTGGGACCGCAGCGGGCCTGCCCAACGCCAGCAACCCGGCGCAGGAGTGCAACAACGATGGCTTCTACACCAGCAGCAGCTGGGGTTATCGCCTGCGCGGCAAGCTCGATTACCAGAACGTGATCGCCGGTATCAACCTGTCGCCGAACATCGCCTGGTCCCACGACGTGCAGGGTTACGGCCCGAACTTCGATGAAGGCTCCAAGGCCGTGAGCCTCGGTGTCGACGCCGACTACCAGAACACCTACACCGCCAGCCTGAGTTACACCAACTACTTCGGTGGCGATTTCAACACCAACGTCGACCGCGACTATGCCGCGCTGAGCTTCGGCGTGAATTTCTGA